The Deltaproteobacteria bacterium region AGACGGCATCGCTCCATTTTTTCTGACGCTCAAAGTTTTCAGCCTCATGAAGGTTCACTTGAATATTGGCGTCGTATGAACGCTGCAGCGTTGAGTCTTGCAGAGGGGTATTTTGTTCCGTGGATTGCGAGAGAGTCATAAAGAGGGAAGTAAGGAGTAATGCTAAGCTCAGTACACCCCCGGCCGCCGCAAGTTTATAAGAGGTTTGAGCGGCCCGCAGCTGGGAGAAAAAGCTAGCCAAATGAAGTTGCCCGTCGGCACTTTCTGTGTGGAGTAGTTTGAAGACGACATTCCCAAACTGAATACTGTCACCATATTGAAGATCTTGTTCGGTGATCTGTTGGTCGTTGACCTTGGTGCCATTGCTACTGCCGAGGTCGATAACTTTGATGCGGTTGGGACTGACCTGTATTTGCGCGTGCTTGCGAGAGATTGAGCTGTCGGCGATGACCAGTGCGTTGCCTTCAACGCGGCCAAGGTCGAGCTCGCCTTGCGGCAGTACAAAAGTTTTATTGAGCACTGGTGACGACTGACCAACCAAAGCAGGTGATGGACTATCATCTGCAGACTCTGATTCAAGTATGATGAGGTAGTCTGCGATTTTGATTTGCGATTTGTTTTTAACTGTTGTTGGCCTGGTTACCAGCTGACCATCGAGGCTGGTTCCGTTGGCACTCCCTAAGTCTTCTACAACATAGCTACCGTGCATCGACACGATACGAGCGTGTTTGCGAGAAACCTCAGGGCTGTTAAACAGGATATCGACATTGCCCTCACGGCCGACCAGCACCGGGTTGGATCCCAGCTCTAAGTAAGAGACTTCACCGTCGGGTGCTTTAATAACTAAACGAGGCATGGATTCGTTTCTTTATGCTCAAGGTTTTAGCGTAGTTCTGTACGGTCGCCGATAGCCTCTAGGTTGCCATTCGGAGTTCTTATAAACAGTGGCGAGTAACCACTCCCAGAGGCTTGGTAGATGCCGACGATGTAGGGTTGTCCTTCAGTATCGTTGTCTTGGGTGATTAAAATTTCTGGGCATTTAGGAGACTTCAAAAGAAGCAGAGAAGTCGCTTCTTCTAAATTGGAAGCGTAAATGGTCCCAATAAAGCAATGGTGCCCGGCACGCATCATCGTTTCGATATTATCAAGCGATGAAGGTGATGGACCGTCCACAATGTATCCCGGCTGCATCGTAAGTGCGTGCTCTAAAACCTGGGAGTCTGGTGCGGCATGGTTGCCGGTTTGGAGCGCGACGCTCTGCGGGTGCTTAATGTTAAACTGGGCACCATGCGAAACCGTTACGACGCGTTCACTGCCAGCGATACTCCCTGCCAGTGCAACAAGGCTATACAGTGGGTCTGAGCTATAGCCAGAGGCAGCAACGACGATGGACCGACCTTGGCTGAGAATTTGCTTGAGGTAGTTGATGGCTCCGCCGTCTAAATTCTCGGGGTCCAAAGCATCAAGATCATCCGGGTGAGCGGCGGTCTTGTGGATGGTAATGTGAGGCCCGTTGACGGCAATAGGCGCCTGTGTAACTTGGACTCTCGAGCCATTGGGCAACGTAAAGTCTAACAATGCTTGGTCACTTCGAGAGGGAAGTCCGGCTTGTTTGAGTAATGAATTCAAAAAGCCTTGGGTATCCGAGTCTGTGAGTGTGACTTGTGTTTGGACGTTGCCTCTGCCCCGGTCGGCGAATACAGGGCCTGAACGATTGATTTCGATCCGGTGGATCGATGTATCCTCCATGAGCGCAACGAGAGTTTCCGATGACTCGCTTGATTCTTCTGGTTCTTCGGGGTCGTCATCGAGGTCCAAGTCCATATCGGAAAGGTCGAGATTCTCAACAACGCTGGCGGTCGACGCTCCGTCTACATAGGGAAGAGGGCTGGAGGTTGGAGTGGTCGCGGTTGCCGGTGCTGGCGGAATAATCACTTCCGGCGCAAAATCGTGTGCTTCAATACTGGGCTCGATGGTCGGAAACCCACTGGCCATATCGAGCACGTCTACCGCAGCTGAGTCGGATTTTGCTTGAGCAGTTTGAGATTTCCAGTCCCCGGTCCAGCTGTCGGAGATTTCGCCATTGGCTCCCCAGTCGTCGCTTAAAATTTTATCGTGGCTTCCGGAACCAGGGTCAAGTTTGGGTTGGCTTTTTGTCTCAATTCGAGACGGACTTGATTTGGCACTTGATGCCGTCGATGCGATCTGAATGGTGACCACTTCAACAGTGAACTCACCGAGATAAATTTTATCACCCTGGCTTAGATCACAGACGCCGTTGATTCGTTCCCCATTGACGAAGGTCCCATTGGTGCTTTTCGTATCGGTAATGGCAAGGCCACCGGAAGAGTGGGTTAAGAGGGCATGTCGTTTGGAGATGTTGCTTTTAGGAAGAACAATTTCATTACTGCTTACGCGCCCGATGCTAACTTCACCGTCAGAAAATTCAATGACCTTCTCTGGACCATTTTTCTGCGAGACTTTTACCGTAAACATAATTCAGCCTTCTTTTAGAAATGACAGGTATTCTTTATTTCTATAACGTTCTGCCGGTAATAGATGACCACATGCAAGTACCGGACTCAAACGTCAGCCCTCTCACTTGTTAAGTGCCTATTCTCGAACACTTTTTATATTGTTCTTCAGCTTAGATTGTCTGTCAATGCAGGGGATTTTTGAGAGCGTTTTCAAGTGGTTAAACGCGACGCGAGGTCTTGGAAACTAAGATGAGCCAAATCGGGGTGGTTTGCCGGATTTGTTGCATTCAGAGTTTCGGCTACCAGCTTGTGGAGGGCGTCGTTTTTAAAGCTGGGCTGATGTCCACGTCCTTGGCGAATATGATTGATTAAATCAGCGATATTAAGGTCTTTGGGGTCTCGTGCCGGTACGAATATGTTCTCCGTTTCCATTTTTCGAATGAATTGGCCGTTGATGAGGTACTCTAGGCTTGTTTGCAAAAGTGGTCTGGGGATGCCGGCTTCTATGGCGGCTTGGCGAAGCCGGGTCGGTTTGCCGGCCGAGAAATCCAAAACGATCTGCAGCATCAGCCGAACTGCCGCGACTTCGAGAGTTTCTCGGCTATCGCGTCGGCCAGGTTCTTCATAGCGGTAAGTTTCAGAGTTGTGGAAAGCGAAGGTGAGCTGAGCACCGAAGAGAACAATCAGCCACGAGATGTAGAGCCAAAATATAAAGAGTGGGATGACGGCCAGAGAACCGTAAACATTTTGTAGTGTTACCGCATGACTGACGTAGCTTGCGTAGCCAAACTTCGCGGTATTCCAGAGGATTCCGGCTACGAATGCAGCGGATGCAGCGGCTCCTAAGCTGACACGAGTATTGGGGATTACCAGATAGATGACCGCCAAAGCGATCCAGGTGGTTAAGAAGGGTAAGTAAGATAATGCCAAGCCCTGAGCACCGCCGAGGTCGGCGACAAACTCCAGAAAGCTGCTGCTCTGAAAGGCTGCGGTGAGGGCAAATGATGCCATCAGTAGGATCGGACCAAGGGTCAATATAGCCCAGTAAGTGAGCATGCGAGTAAGCCAGGGGCGCTGGGTGGTGGTGCCGAAGATACTGTTAACGGCAAATTCAATATGTCCGAGTAAAGAGAGCACTGAAATAATGAGGATGATGACCGAGATGGCGCCCATATGCCCAGCATCGATGTTCGATACAAGAGACAGAATTGGCTCTGCGACTTGTGTTCGGACATCGGGTGAACCTGCGAGATGATCGAGAATTAGGCTTTGGATTTTTTGTTGTACGTCTCCAAAGCCGCCCATGTTGCTGACCACAGAGAATAAGAGAACCAGTAATGGAACCAACGCGAGAAGCGTTACGTAGGTAAGCGCCTCAGCATGCAGGCGAAGTTGTTTGAGTACGTCGAGACGAGCAAGCATCCATAAAATGCGCATATTACGAGCAAAAATGCGGTGGATGCGGCTGCCTGAGGAGTCGCCGGGCTCTACATTATTAGGAAAGTCGCGCAATGCTTGGAGCTTAGTGCGGACATTACGAACAATGTTGGAGGGTTCTGACATACCTCAATATAACCGGTTGCGACTTAAACTTCCCAATTTATGAAGGAACTTGGTGGAAGAATAAAAAAAAGGCCTCGCGAGGAGGCCTTTATTCGAATCAAAATGGAACATCGTCATCTGTGATAGGTGGTGGCCCAAAGTCTGGCTCGGGTTGGTTTCCGCCGCCGCCGTAGCTCCCGCCGCCACCGCCGCCAGCGCCGCCAGCGCCGCCGCCGCCGCCGTAGTTTCCACCACCACCACCGCCACCACCGCCGCCGTAGTTTCCACCACCGCCGCCGCCACCGCCGCCGCCGTAGTTTCCGCCACCACCGCCGCCGCCACCGCGCTGACCACCATTATCGCCTCGGCTACCAACAAAGCGGATTTCGTTCGCAATAATCTCTGTTGTGTAACGTTTGTTGCCTTCTTTGTCGTTCCAGGTGCGGTATTCGATACGACCTTCAAGGTAGATTTGACGACCTTTGGCGAGATATTCTCCGCAGAATTCAGCTTGTTTTCCCCAGACAACAATTTGGTGCCACTCTGTTTTGTCTTGGCGCTGACCGGTTTTATCTTTCCAGTTGCTTGACGTTGCGAGTGAGAATTGTGCAACGGCGTTACCGCTTGCCGTGTAGCGCACCTCTGGGTCTTTACCCAGATTACCTACGAGAATGACTTTATTGACTGTCATGGAGAAGCTTCCTTGTCTTACTGATTGAATTCTTTTTCGACTCTTCGTCGTTTTGGCACATACATCCGACATATTTCAATAGCCGTATCGAGCGTGGCAGAGCTTTGAACGGCCAAAAATTTGGCCATATCGATTTGGCAGCGTAGGTTTAGCCCATTAGCACTTGGCAAAGGATGGTCGTGATGACTGAAAAGGATTTGAATTTATCGAGCCCAATCAACGAGCCTTCATCAGATGATGAGGCATTTCAAGGGTTTGAGGATTCCGACAGTCTTCTCTGGAATACAGAGTTTGAATCACTTTTCGATATGCCTTTGCAGTCTGAGCCTTGGCAGGAACCGGTAAGCTCCGATCATATTGATTTACCGCCAGATCGTGTTCGTTTCGCTACATTGGCAACCTTGCGTTTGGTTGATGGTGATGTGCGCGTGGATGGTGTGATTACCAACCTTTCAAGCGAAGGCCTGGCTTGCGTAAGTGCTGCAGACTTTGATCCAGGCACCCAAATCGAGATTTCATTTCAAATGGATCTTAGTAACGAACCCCTTGATATTACTGCAGAAGTTTTGTGGCGACGTTATCCCGAGAGTGGCGATCCGTGTTACGGGCTTCGCTTTGTTGAGTTAAGCCAAGAGCAAGATGAAGCGATTATGGGCTTTATTCGTGAGCGAACTGAAGGGCGGGCCAGTGAATGGACGATGCCTGCACTCCCGGTTTTAGAGGGAGCGGCTCCGCGCCGGCGAGGTCGAATGGCTCTAACAGCAAGCGTTGGTCTGGCGGCTGGGGTGGCTTTGGCGCTTATGGTGGCGCTGATTCCCGCGGCTGATCCAGGTGAGCAATTTGGTTCCGACAAAGTCATGGCACCCACTGCTGCTGGCGTAAATTTCAAAACTGAAACTGAGATTCAGCCGATTGAAAAGGATCTTCAGCCTACAAAAGTTGAAAAAGTTGCCGCAGTCGTACCGGTTGTGGAGCCTAAAATTGAAGTTGAAGAGCCAATTGAAGTGAGCGCGAAGGTTGAGACGCCAGTTGTTGAACCTCAAATTCCAACTCTGGTTAAGCAGGAGGCGGTTGAAGTCGCTAAGGCTGAACCGGTTGAAGTACCTGCTACCGTGAAGACGAAGGCTGGTGCCGTGTCGTCCGATGGCATCGTGATTGATGGCGATGATGGCAATGTTCGACTGGTTTTACGAACCGATGGCCCTGTGGCCAAGCACAAGAGTTTTTGGTTGAAGAACCCACGGCGTTTTGTGGTGGATGTACCGGGTCGCCGTAACGCGTTTGATCGCCTTGCTTATGAGCTTAATCACCCGCTGGCAGAGCGGCTACGGGTTGGTCAGCACGCAGATAAAGTACGCTTTGTGGTTGAGACCTCGGAAGATGTCTTGCGAAAAGCCCGCCTCACGCCAGAGAACGATACCTTGATCATCGATTTGAAGCGTCGTTAGAAGCCAAATTTAGGTTTTTTTATACCTTAATATATAGGCAGTCTTTTATTCCCTTATTTCTTTTGTTCCTTTACCATCATTAACGCTTCGCGTCATCGCCGGTTTAGATGCACCGCGTTGCATTCGCTTGTCGGATCGCTTTCGAGTTGCTATGGCCTAGAGCTGTTCTGTTGGGAGAAATTCTACAGCCAAGCCCCCGGACTCCTGATAACTTCATGAGTTCATAGTTGTAGTCGATTTGAGAGAATAAAAAAATGACAAGTACCCTGAGACGATTCACGTTGAGGGTGTCTTGGCTTTGCATGGTGATATTGCCTCTCACCGCATGCCTTGACGCTTTTGAAGCTGAACAAACGCCTGCTGAAGAACTTAGCCTCGGTGCTGAGATTTACCACGAGTTATGTAACCGTGTGGCCCGAAGCGACGATCCCAAAGAATTATCCGGCTTAAAATACCGCGATGCTTGTAGAAATGGTGCAGAGTTACCCGCTGGGTCGGGTGTGCGGCTGCAGGCATTGGCGGCAGAACGAACACGTTTTATCTCAGCAGTAGATGATTCTTTGATCGAGCCGATCCCATCCGACATCAATAAGTTCCTTCGCGCGATTATCCCTCTCTATGATGATGAAGGCCTTCAGGCCCAGACTAGAGCTATGGCTGAGTTATTAAAGCGAATTGAAGACTCCCCAGAAGCATTGGATGCTTTAAGTCGGCTTGGCTCCCGTGAAGGTTACCGCCCATTGGATCTTACCACCGGCCTTGCTCGACCTCTTTTAGCGTATGAACGAATCAATGAAGTCATTGAGGCATTGCTGGCGGCAGTGGGTGAAGACGGCGAGGCCCGTGCAGAGTGGCAACAATTACTCATGGCCTTACAAGGTGCGCTCAACAACGCGAGCCCCAGCGATGATGTAAGCGTGCATCCTTCTAATCAGGAGTTGATGCGCGACTTAATGTTTTCTGAAAACGAGGCATTCTTCGATGATTCTCTGCGCTACTTGGTCAGGCGAGATGGCCGGGGCGTGGCAAACCTCAATGGTACAAGCGCGGCGCAGTGGCGTGGCAGTTTCGCAGACACTAACCTGGACGGTCTTCCTGATATTGGCCTGGACGGCAGTTACGTGGATTCCGATGGGCAATCAATCGCTGTTTCCGCTCCGTTTGCAGTGGCTGGAGAGGGCGGTGCGAATCAACGAGATAATTATGACCGGCTCTTATCGGAAGATGGTTCATTGGTCTTTGATTATGTGGATACGTCGTCCACGCTTTTGTCTGGTGCTTTGCAGGAAACACGCGCCATTTGGGAGAATAAGCCAGAGGCGCTGATTGATCTGATTTATCCTTTGCAATCGCTTCTTGGACCGGCCGTGCAGCTCACCGAAACCTACGATGATGGTACAGTTCTTCCGTTTAATGGTTTTGATACTTCAGAGTCTCCAATTCTAGATGTGGTCTATGCAGGCAGTAGCTTTGCAGATCAGCCATCAATGTTCTTCGACTTAAGATTGGTGGAAGAGTTACTGGCCAATCGTGAGTCTGAACTTGCCAGTGTGGTTCGAGGCTTCTTGATGGTCCAAGATTGGCTTGATGAAGCGCCCTACAGCGAGCTCGAACTCAAGCCGGGGACTCCCTTGGGCGATGAGGTCTTAGATTATATTGAGGACCTTGCATCTGTGCCCGGGCTTCTTGAAGATTTCCTGGGTGCTCTTGATGACCCGCGCGCTAAATCTCTTCCGGCAATTCTTGCAGGTTACATGCGTCACAAAGATCAAGTTGATGTTTTTGTGGATTCCAGCGGGGACATGAACGGACCTCCTGTGACCCGGTCACCTGAAGGCGAGAACTTTGTTTTTGATTACGGACAACCCGTGGATCGAGACCAGCCTGATGGCGTTTCAAACCGAAGTATTTTCCAACGCTTTGTTCACTTAACCGCTGATGTTCACCGTGCCCCGTTTTGTAATAAAGCGGGCGCGAAGATGAACCTGGGGCCTATCTCTTATCCGTTGTGGGGAGATGGCTACGCTGAGTGTGAGCTTTTTGAAATCGAAGACATGGCTACCTTCTACGTGCAGGTGATTTTGGGCGTGGGGGAGATGGAGTTTAAAGATTCCCTCGTCGATACGCTTTCAAATATCGACTTCATGTTGGAGAGCTTAAGTGGCGTGAATGGCTTTACGAAGTTCCCCACCGTTGAAGCGGTGAACCGCGTCATGTTCAGCGATATGAACGATTTCATGGCTGGTTTGATTGAGGCTCCACAAGCGCTCGATGGTGCTGTTTTGAGAGACCGACATGCCGGAACAATTTTCGCTTGGGAGCAGCCTGGTTTTATCGAGTCCATTCGGCCCGTGGCTGAGGTTTTGAATGCTTATGGAAGAGAAGACTTGTTTGGTGAGCTTCTAAGCTTGGTGAACCGTCATTGGTACTCCGAAGGTTCGGATATGGTTCAAAGCTCTGAGCCCAATGCGGCCCTTTATGTTCATGCCACTGGGCTGGTTCAATTTGAAGAGTTGGCCGCACGGGCGCTTACTGAGGCTAATATTATGACTGCCGGTACTGAGCTGATTGGCTCGGCGGTAAGTTTGCCGGTGGATCAGTATACGGGAAGAGACATCATCACCGATACGATTCGTCAACTGGTCCTGCCTGAATGGAATCCAGGGCTTACAACGCGTAGTGGCGACTCAACCATCGCAAGAGGTGATGGGCAGCTTCATCCGCATGTGACCCCAGGTCGATTGCTTATCGATGCTTTGCGTAAAAT contains the following coding sequences:
- a CDS encoding FHA domain-containing protein, with translation MPRLVIKAPDGEVSYLELGSNPVLVGREGNVDILFNSPEVSRKHARIVSMHGSYVVEDLGSANGTSLDGQLVTRPTTVKNKSQIKIADYLIILESESADDSPSPALVGQSSPVLNKTFVLPQGELDLGRVEGNALVIADSSISRKHAQIQVSPNRIKVIDLGSSNGTKVNDQQITEQDLQYGDSIQFGNVVFKLLHTESADGQLHLASFFSQLRAAQTSYKLAAAGGVLSLALLLTSLFMTLSQSTEQNTPLQDSTLQRSYDANIQVNLHEAENFERQKKWSDAVSAYQTVLRKSPINRRARMGLADSRAALYGIKQLEAAKLSIKNNEYENAVRYLSEFKEDNSTGRQAKVLLAHARKNAALHYLKRADEQCRKKSWLGCQKNAIRVLTHESTSASGRQLVDLSEKELKKSGILFIPAVLSLP
- the tadA gene encoding Flp pilus assembly complex ATPase component TadA: MFTVKVSQKNGPEKVIEFSDGEVSIGRVSSNEIVLPKSNISKRHALLTHSSGGLAITDTKSTNGTFVNGERINGVCDLSQGDKIYLGEFTVEVVTIQIASTASSAKSSPSRIETKSQPKLDPGSGSHDKILSDDWGANGEISDSWTGDWKSQTAQAKSDSAAVDVLDMASGFPTIEPSIEAHDFAPEVIIPPAPATATTPTSSPLPYVDGASTASVVENLDLSDMDLDLDDDPEEPEESSESSETLVALMEDTSIHRIEINRSGPVFADRGRGNVQTQVTLTDSDTQGFLNSLLKQAGLPSRSDQALLDFTLPNGSRVQVTQAPIAVNGPHITIHKTAAHPDDLDALDPENLDGGAINYLKQILSQGRSIVVAASGYSSDPLYSLVALAGSIAGSERVVTVSHGAQFNIKHPQSVALQTGNHAAPDSQVLEHALTMQPGYIVDGPSPSSLDNIETMMRAGHHCFIGTIYASNLEEATSLLLLKSPKCPEILITQDNDTEGQPYIVGIYQASGSGYSPLFIRTPNGNLEAIGDRTELR
- a CDS encoding YihY family inner membrane protein, translating into MSEPSNIVRNVRTKLQALRDFPNNVEPGDSSGSRIHRIFARNMRILWMLARLDVLKQLRLHAEALTYVTLLALVPLLVLLFSVVSNMGGFGDVQQKIQSLILDHLAGSPDVRTQVAEPILSLVSNIDAGHMGAISVIILIISVLSLLGHIEFAVNSIFGTTTQRPWLTRMLTYWAILTLGPILLMASFALTAAFQSSSFLEFVADLGGAQGLALSYLPFLTTWIALAVIYLVIPNTRVSLGAAASAAFVAGILWNTAKFGYASYVSHAVTLQNVYGSLAVIPLFIFWLYISWLIVLFGAQLTFAFHNSETYRYEEPGRRDSRETLEVAAVRLMLQIVLDFSAGKPTRLRQAAIEAGIPRPLLQTSLEYLINGQFIRKMETENIFVPARDPKDLNIADLINHIRQGRGHQPSFKNDALHKLVAETLNATNPANHPDLAHLSFQDLASRLTT
- a CDS encoding single-stranded DNA-binding protein → MTVNKVILVGNLGKDPEVRYTASGNAVAQFSLATSSNWKDKTGQRQDKTEWHQIVVWGKQAEFCGEYLAKGRQIYLEGRIEYRTWNDKEGNKRYTTEIIANEIRFVGSRGDNGGQRGGGGGGGGNYGGGGGGGGGGNYGGGGGGGGGGNYGGGGGAGGAGGGGGGSYGGGGNQPEPDFGPPPITDDDVPF
- a CDS encoding AMIN domain-containing protein, whose product is MTEKDLNLSSPINEPSSDDEAFQGFEDSDSLLWNTEFESLFDMPLQSEPWQEPVSSDHIDLPPDRVRFATLATLRLVDGDVRVDGVITNLSSEGLACVSAADFDPGTQIEISFQMDLSNEPLDITAEVLWRRYPESGDPCYGLRFVELSQEQDEAIMGFIRERTEGRASEWTMPALPVLEGAAPRRRGRMALTASVGLAAGVALALMVALIPAADPGEQFGSDKVMAPTAAGVNFKTETEIQPIEKDLQPTKVEKVAAVVPVVEPKIEVEEPIEVSAKVETPVVEPQIPTLVKQEAVEVAKAEPVEVPATVKTKAGAVSSDGIVIDGDDGNVRLVLRTDGPVAKHKSFWLKNPRRFVVDVPGRRNAFDRLAYELNHPLAERLRVGQHADKVRFVVETSEDVLRKARLTPENDTLIIDLKRR